The Stigmatella ashevillena genomic sequence CCAAGATGGAGCGATTCACTGGCAAGCCCGTGGATCCCTCCCTGATCCTCGAATACCCCACGCTCGATGGTTTCAGCCGATACCTGAGCGAGCACTACCGGCAAGGCATCGAGGCGTTCCTCGGCCAGACCCATGCTGCACCGCCTCAGGCCCCCGCCCCCGTCCAGGCGCCTCCAGCACCCGGGGTCATCAGCGAGCCCGTTGAGACCCGCCAGACCGTCCCGGTGCCTCCCCGAGAACCCCAGACAGCTCCCGCTTCGCGCGGTCTCATCGCGGTCATCGGCGCGGCCTGCCGCGTCCCGGGCGCGGCAGACCTGGAGTCTTTCTGGGAGAACCTGCGCACGGGCCGCTGCACCATCGCCGAGGTGCCGCGCTCACGATGGAGCGTTGAGGAGCTGTACCGCCCCACCCACGAGAAGGGAAAGAGCATCAGCAAGTGGGGAGGGTTCCTCGACGACATCGAGTACTTCGATCCCTCCTATTTTGGAATTCCAGAGGAAGATGCTGCACACGTCGATCCGCTCATCCGTCTCTTCCTGGAGTGCTGCGATCAGACGCTGCGCAATGCAGGCTACGCGAAGACGGACCTCTGGAACCGACGGGTGGGGACATTCGTAGGCTCGGGGACCAGTACCTACGGCAGCCGCATCCTCGTCCCCAGCCGAGGCACCGCGACAGGCTTGAACCAGAACTTCATCGCCGCCCATGCCGCCCACGTCTTCAATTTCAAGGGCCCCAACATGGTCGTGGACACCGCGTGCTCGTCCTCCCTGACGAGCATCTACCTGGCCTGCCAGAGCCTGCTGGCCGGTGAGTGTGAGGTGGCCTTGGCGGGGGGAGTGGACCTCCTGCTCGATGAAGTCCCCTACCTCAAGCTGAGCGAAGCCAAAGCCCTGTCTCCCGATGGCCGCTGCCACACCTTCGACATCAAGGCCAACGGTTTCGTCCCGGGCGAGGGCGCGGGCGCGATCCTCCTCAAGCCCCTGGAACGAGCCATCGCGGATGGGGACCGCATCCTGTCCGTCATTGAAGCGTGCGCCATGAACAACGACGGGCACACCATGGGCCTCACCACGCCCAACATGCAGGCGCAACAGGAAGTGGTGCAGAGCGCCCTGGAGAAGGCCGGTGTCAGCGCCCGGAGCGTCACCTACGTGGAGACTCACGGCACGGGGACGATGATTGGCGACCCCATCGAGCTCAAGGGGCTCACCCACGTCTTCCGGCGCGACACCGCCGACAACCAGTTCTGCGCGGTGGGCAGCCTCAAGACGAACATCGGCCATTTGATGCTCGCGGCGGGCATCGCCGGATTCATCAAGGTGACGCTGTCCCTCCAGAACAAACTCATCCCGCCGACCCTGCACTGCGACGAGCCCAACCCGCGCTTCTCCTTCGATACGTCGCCGTTCACCCCCGCGCTCTCAGCCCGGGAGTGGGTGCCCTACCAGGGTGTGCGCCGCGCGGGCATCAGCGCCTTCGGGTTTGGAGGCACCAACTGCCACATCCTCGTGCGTGATTTCGATCCAACCCTCCTGGCCGAGTACCAGGTGAGGCGCTCTCCACTGCCCCCCGCGGACTTCCGCAAGAAGCGGTACTGGTTCGACAAACCCGCTGCCATTGCCCCAAGCCGCCCCAAGCCACCCCTTGTGCGAGATCTCCCGCCCGGCCCCCCTTCCCAGCCCGTTCTCAACGGCTCCCGCGGACTGCTCGTCCTCGAGGACTCCGGTCCCTGAGGCCTCCGCCGTCATCCCTTGGCGGCATCATCGTCTTCTCCTCCTTCCTGGCTAGACTGAACCCGCGATGGCCATCACTACCAAGCGCTTCAAGACGACCGTCCTCCACGACGACTACATGGTGCGCGATCACCTCGTGCACGGTGTGCGCATCCTGCCCGGCGTTTTCTTCCTGGATCTGTCGTACCGGATGGCCAGGCAAATGGGGCTGGACACCCAGCAGGTCGAGCTGCGCCGGTGCCTCTTCATCGAACCGATCGCCGTCACCGAGGCGTACGACAAACAGGTCCAGATCTCCATCGAGCCACAAGAAGGCCACGCAGTCATTTCGGTCGAAAGCCGCAAGGTCAAGAACGGTGCCGCGCTCGAGGAGCAATGGACATCCAACTTCACGGGCGAACTCCACCTCGTTGCGCCTGGCCCTGTGCCGCGACTGGATGTCAGCCGCATCCAGGCAGAGGCCTCACGGAAGGCCGACGCGGATGAGCTCTACGCATTCGCCCGGTCCGTGGAGATTCATCACCAGGAGTTCATGAAGGCCCTGGGGACGCTCCACTACGGTCCCAAGTCGTTGCTGGCCGAGGTGACGCTGAGCGGACTTGCGCAAGGCTATCTGGACCATTTCCACATCCACCCGGCCTACCTCGACTTCTCGACCCTGATGCCGTTCTGTCTTTTCGAGAAGGACGCGGCAACGGATCGCCAGCCTTTCATTCCCATCTTCATCGAGGCCTTCCGTGCCTATGGCCCGCTGAGCCGCTCCTGCTATGCCTATGTGGAGCAGACCCAACGGCAGAGCCTCGCGACCGACACGGTCTATAGTGACATCCAGCTCTTTGGCCAAGATGGCGAGCTGCTCGTCCACTTCCGGAAGTTTTGTGCGAAGAAGATCCGGACCAAGGGGCTCATCACCCAGCACCAGACGGTAAGCGCCCCGGTCGAAGCCTCACGAGAGCCTTCCCCGAAGCCCGCGGCGGCTCCGCCCCCCGCCCCTTCGCGCGTCAGCACCTCCTCGGATCCGCGCGAACGGGTTCAAGCGGAGCTGGCGGCCATCGTGGCCCGCGCGTTGAAGCGAGCTCCAGAAGACGTCGATCCCCGAGCTGGGTTCTACGAGCAGGGGCTCGCCTCGGTGGATCTTCTCCAGATTGTCCGGTCCCTCGAAGCCAGGCTTGGACGCGAGCTGTACCCCACCCTTCTCTTCGAATACACAACCGTCTCAGCGCTTTCAGGCTATCTGGTAGAGCAGTTTGGTGACCTGCTGACGGGGCCGCAGGAGACCTCCGTCCCCGAGCCCGCTGCAACTCCCCAAGCTGCCCCTCCCCAAGCCGCCCCGGCCGCGCTGGCGCACGTCGAGCCCCCCAAACCGGCGCACCGTGCTCGAGCTACCCACGAGGAAGGACCCAGCGATGAGATTGCCATCGTGGGTGTGGCGGGACGCTATCCTCAGGCGCGGACCCTGGCCGAGTTCTGGAACAACCTGAAGGCTGGAAGGGATTGCATCACCGAGGTTCCCCCTTCGCGATGGGATGTTTCGGAATACTTCGATGCTGAGCGCGGAAAACCTGGGCGCACCTACAGCAAGTGGGGGGGATTCGTAGACGGCGTAGACGAGTTTGATCCCCTCTTCTTCAACATCTCGCCACGAGAGGCGGAGATGATGGATCCCCAGGAGCGGCTCTTCCTGGAGACGGCTTGGGCGACCTTGGAGGACGCGGGGTACACGCGCGAGCGATTGGGTACGGGCAAGGGCAACGACATTGGAGTCTTCGCCGGGGTGATGTGGAGCGATTACCAGCTCTTTGGCCTGGAAGAATCCCTCAAGGGCAATCCCGTGGTTGCGGGCTCTTGGTTCTCTTCGGTGGCCAACCGCGTCTCGTACTTTCTCAATCTCCAGGGCCCCAGTATCCCGCTGGACACGGCCTGTTCCTCTTCTCTCTATGCCATTCATCTGGCTTGCGAGAGTATCCGGCGAGGTGAATGCAGCGCGGCCCTCGCGGGGGGTGTGAATGCATCTCTGCACCCTTCCAAGTACGTCAAGCTGAGCGAACTGCAAATGCTGTCGAGTGACGGCCGTTGCCGGACGTTTGGCAAAGGCGGCAGCGGTTATGTTCCCGGTGAGGGCGTAGGTGCCGTGCTGCTCAAGCCCTTGAAGCGGGCCATCGCCGACGGAGACCACATCTACGCGGTCATCCGGTCCACCGCGATCAACCACGGGGGACGTACCAGCGGCTTCTCCGTTCCCAGCCCGGACGCGCAGGCGAGGCTCATCCGCGAAGCGTTGGCGAGAGCCCGTGTGCCGGTCTCATCGATCAGCTACATCGAGGCGCACGGCACGGGTACCTCGCTGGGAGACCCCATCGAGATCGCGGGACTGACGAGCGCCTTCCGGGGCGAGAGCTCGGAGAAGGGCTTCTGCGCAGTCGGCTCACTGAAGTCCAACATCGGCCACCTGGAGGCCGCTGCGGGCATCGCGGGCTTGACCAAGATCCTCCTGTGCATGAAGCACCGCACGCTGGTTCCTTCACTGCACTCACGAGAACTCAACCCCAGCATCCCTTTCACGGACACCCCCTTCTACGTTCCCCAGGAGGCTCGTCCCTGGGAGAAACGGGCGGGCCACCCCCGGAGGGCGGGCATCAGCTCCTTCGGCGCGGGGGGCGCCAATGCCCACATCGTTCTCGAGGAGTACGAGGATCCTCGCTCCGGCCATGAAGCGGCCTTGGGGCATCACCCACAGCTCATCGTGCTGTCTGCGCGCACACCTGAGCGCCTCCAAGAGCAGGTACGCCAGTTCCGGGACTTCCTGGCCACGAACAGCGAGGCCCGGCTCGAGGACGTCGCATACACCCTTCAGGTAGGCCGCGAGACGATGGAAGCGCGGCTCGCGGTGGTGGCTCATGACAGGGCCGAGCTGCGCCGGACATTGGATGGTTATCTCGAAGGCAGCCCGGAAGCGTCGCGGCACGTGCTGACAGGGCATGTGAAGCGCAACACGGGTGGACTCGGCAGCGAGTCCGAGGATCAGGCCTATCTGCACTCGCTGTGGCAGGGCGGCAAGCTCAGCAAGCTCGCATCCCTGTGGACAGAAGGCGCGGAGATCACCTGGAACAAGCTCGAGCATCCCGTGGCAGCTCGCTGCATTCCCCTTCCCACGTATCCTTTTGCGCGCAAGCGTTGCTGGGTCCCCCAAAAGCCCGCGAACGCGGTGATGGCAAAACCTCGGGAAGCCGCGATGCCAGCGCTGCATCCCCTGCTCGATGCCAACACATCCACGCTGGAAGGCTCACGTTTCCAGAAGCATTTCTCTGGTTCAGAGTTCTACGTGGCAGACCATGTCGTCCGTGAGCACCGGTTGCTTCCTGGTGTCGTCTCGCTGGAGATGGCTCGAGCCGCAGGTGTGTTTGCCAGCGAGTCCGATGTCTTCCATCTACAGAACATCGTCTGGCTCAGCCCTCTCGTGGTGGATGAACCCAGGAACGTCACCCTGCGGCTCCAGCCCCGGAACGCGCACGTCGAGTTCGAGTTGGTCACGGGAACGGGTTCCCAAGCGAACGTACACGTCCGGGGCAAATTCACCTCCCGCCGCAAGGACACGGTTCAGGAGCAACCCCCACAGTCTTCACTCGAGGAGATCCGGCGGCGCTGCACGCAGCAGATCGACCACCCAGCCGTATATGCTGGGTTCACGGGCCGAGGCTTTCGCTATGGGCCTGGACTGCGTGTCATCCAGACACTGCGTACGGGTCCCCAAGAAGCCCTTGCCGAACTGCGCCTGCCAGAGCACTTGCTGGGAGATGCCAGCGCTTATGTGCTGCACCCTGCCCTGCTCGATGGAGCACTTCAGGCAGTCTCTGGCCTCACACCTCCCAGCACATCGGGCGAGAGTGAGCTGCTGCCGTTCTCCTTGGGAGAGGTACATGTCTTCGGCCCCCTCCCCGCCCATTGCTTTGTGCACGTCACCCAGTCGGTCGGCCATGAGGGACCTGCCGGAGCGGCACACCGCTTCCACCTGCACCTGCTGGATGAAACAGGACGCGAACTCGCTACCCTGCGAGACTTCACCCTGCGCAGAATGGCGCGCGAAGAGCTTCCCTCCCGCCCAGCGGCAGGCACAGCAAAAGGACTGCTCGTCTACGAGCCTTGCTGGGAGGACACCCCGGCCCAGGCTCCGAGTAACCTGGCAGAAGGGAGTGCCCAGCGGCCGGTCTTGCTGTTCGAGCGAGATGAGGAACAAGCGCAAGAACTGAGGCGTCTGCTGCGCGAGCAGCACAGCGAGTCACCGATCATCCTGGTGCAGCCCGGCGAAGGATTCCGCTGCATCTCTCCAGAGTCTTATCAGATTGACCCCGCCCGCGAAGAGGACTACCGGCAATTGCTGGAGGCATTGCGAGAGCGCGGGCTGCGCCCCTCGGCCCTTTTCCACCTTTGGAACCGAGCCGCGCGTCCCCTGGCGTTTGATGGCGCAGTTGACGCCAGCAGCCTGGCCAGCGACCTCAAGGAGCAATTCCGGCTGGGATTGCAGTCACTCTTCCTCCTCGTCCGGACATTGCCCACGCTCCGTTTGAAAGAGCGGCTCCCGATCATCTACGCCTTCCATGGTGAAGGCGACCAACCTCAGCATTCCGCAGTCGCAGGTCTCGCACGAAGCGCCGTCCTGGAGAACCCCAAGGCACAGGTGAGAACCGTCCAGCTCACCGAGCGAAGCGCGGGTGCTTCCACCGACTGGAACATTCTCCTGCGTGAGGCTCAAGCTTCGGACGCCGTGGAGGTCCGCTGGACGGCTTCCGGCAGGCAGGCACGCCGCTTCTCGGAAATCCCCCTTCCTTCTTCTGAAGAACGAAGCCCTGGACTCCTCCGCAACCAAGGGGTCTATCTCATCACGGGCGGAGCGGGAGGGTTGGGACTGGTGTTTGCCCGGTATCTCGCCCGCCAGTGTCAAGCCCGTATCGCCCTTGTGGGCCGCTCGCCCTTGGACACCGAGCGCCGCGCCGCGCTGGCTGGCTTGGAAGCGCTGGGCGCGGAAGTACTGTACCTGGCGGTGGATGTCGCGGACGCCGCGGCACTGCGAGGGGCAGTCACCCAGGTCCGGGATCGCTTCGGTGCCCTTCATGGAATCATCCATGCGGCGGGCGTCATTGAAGACGCCATGGCCGTCAACAAATCGCTGGATTCCTTCAAGCGCGTCCTTGCCCCCAAGAGCCTGGGGACACTGAATCTCGATAACGCTACCCGAAGCGTGCCTCTCGATTTCATGGTGCTGTTTTCCTCGGCCTCCGCCGTTTTCGGCAGTCTCGGGCAGACGGACTACGCTGCGGGGAACCAGTTCATGGACTCCTTCGCCTCGCTTCGGGAGAGCCTGAGAGAGCGAGGATTGAGAAGCGGCCGGACGCTTTCCCTCAACTGGCCCCTGTGGCGTGAAGGAGGCATGCGCATCCATGCCGAGGTCGAGGAGATGATCCTCCGGAATACCGGCCTCCGGGTCTTGGAGACGGAGCAAGGCCTCGCGGCCTTTGCGTCAGTCCAGGCGCTTCCCCATGCCCAGCTCATGCCGCTGGTCGGGGACACGGCCATCATCCACAAACGCATTGAGCTCGCCAGCCGCCCCGTCGTGAGGCGTCCCGCGGCCCCTCGGCCGTTGACGATCGTCCCGCCGAGTCAAGACCCCCTGCCCACCCCCGTTCCGCTGGCGCCAAACCCCGGAGAACAACAGGCTCACCTGGAACAAGGTCTGAGTGCGATCTGCTCAACGCTGCTCAAGGTCGCCGAGGATGAACTCGACGTTGAGGCTGACTTCAGCGACTACGGGGTGGATTCGCTGATGATCATGAAGCTGTTGGACCACGTCGAGGAGCACTATGGGGTCAGCCTCGATCCGAGCGCGTTGACGGAACATCCTTCAATCCGTTCGCTGGCGAAGCATCTCGTCAAGGATCACGGCGGCGCGTTACAGGTCAAGGTTCCCCCGCAGGCCACCCATTCGCCTCCCCAGTTGCACGCCGTTCCAGATCTGACCAGTTCCGGCACGGGGACGCCGCCCCCTCTGAGACCTGCCACAGAAGCTCCCACACTCCCCACCCCACCCCCGTTCCTTGCATCTGCCGCCCGGACAGACAACACACCACGGCGCGTGGCTGTCATTGGCATGGCTTGCCGCTTCCCAGGCTCGAGCAACATCGAGGCATTCTGGGACAACCTGACGGCAGCGAGGGATCTCATCACCACGGTGCCCGTGGAACGCTGGAATGCGGAGCAATACTACGATCCGCGCAAGGCAATCCCCAACAAGAGCTACTCGAAATGGGGAGGGTTCATGACAGGCGTTGACCTGTTCGATGCAGCCTTCTTCGGGATTTCGAGCCAGGACGCGGCCTGGATGGACCCACAGCAACGCATTGCCCTGGAGACAGCACAAGAGTTGTTGGACCGCTCTGGCTACTCAAAGGACGAGGTTGCCCACACCCGGACGGCGGTCTTCCTGGGAGCCACCGCCAATGATTATGTGCGCAGCGGTTTCCGAGGAAAGGCTCCATCCACCCCACAACTGCTCCTGAATACCCTTCAGAACATGGTGGCGGCGCGGATCTCCCACTTCTACGACTTGAGGGGACCGTCACTGATCGTGGACACGGCGTGCTCTTCATCCCTGGTGGCCATCCACCATGCTTGCCGGAGCATCCAGGCCGGAGAGTCGGACATGGCCATCGCAGGTGGCCTGTATCTGCTGTTGGATCCCTTCCTCCACGTCAGTTTCAGTCAAGCCCAGGTGCTCTCCACGGACGGGCGCACCCGTATCTTCGACCGCACGGCCAATGGCTTCACGCCAGGAGAAGGCGTGGGCATGGTGCTCCTCAAGGACTACGAGCAGGCCGTACGCGATGGGGATCGCATCCTGGCCACCGTCCTTGGCTCTGCCGTCAACAACGACGGGCGTACCCTCGGAGCGACGATGCCCAGCAAGGAAGCGCAGGTGGCGGTCATCGAGGGGGCCCTGCACGCGGCAGCAATCTCCGCGGACTCCATCAGCTACC encodes the following:
- a CDS encoding SDR family NAD(P)-dependent oxidoreductase, encoding MAITTKRFKTTVLHDDYMVRDHLVHGVRILPGVFFLDLSYRMARQMGLDTQQVELRRCLFIEPIAVTEAYDKQVQISIEPQEGHAVISVESRKVKNGAALEEQWTSNFTGELHLVAPGPVPRLDVSRIQAEASRKADADELYAFARSVEIHHQEFMKALGTLHYGPKSLLAEVTLSGLAQGYLDHFHIHPAYLDFSTLMPFCLFEKDAATDRQPFIPIFIEAFRAYGPLSRSCYAYVEQTQRQSLATDTVYSDIQLFGQDGELLVHFRKFCAKKIRTKGLITQHQTVSAPVEASREPSPKPAAAPPPAPSRVSTSSDPRERVQAELAAIVARALKRAPEDVDPRAGFYEQGLASVDLLQIVRSLEARLGRELYPTLLFEYTTVSALSGYLVEQFGDLLTGPQETSVPEPAATPQAAPPQAAPAALAHVEPPKPAHRARATHEEGPSDEIAIVGVAGRYPQARTLAEFWNNLKAGRDCITEVPPSRWDVSEYFDAERGKPGRTYSKWGGFVDGVDEFDPLFFNISPREAEMMDPQERLFLETAWATLEDAGYTRERLGTGKGNDIGVFAGVMWSDYQLFGLEESLKGNPVVAGSWFSSVANRVSYFLNLQGPSIPLDTACSSSLYAIHLACESIRRGECSAALAGGVNASLHPSKYVKLSELQMLSSDGRCRTFGKGGSGYVPGEGVGAVLLKPLKRAIADGDHIYAVIRSTAINHGGRTSGFSVPSPDAQARLIREALARARVPVSSISYIEAHGTGTSLGDPIEIAGLTSAFRGESSEKGFCAVGSLKSNIGHLEAAAGIAGLTKILLCMKHRTLVPSLHSRELNPSIPFTDTPFYVPQEARPWEKRAGHPRRAGISSFGAGGANAHIVLEEYEDPRSGHEAALGHHPQLIVLSARTPERLQEQVRQFRDFLATNSEARLEDVAYTLQVGRETMEARLAVVAHDRAELRRTLDGYLEGSPEASRHVLTGHVKRNTGGLGSESEDQAYLHSLWQGGKLSKLASLWTEGAEITWNKLEHPVAARCIPLPTYPFARKRCWVPQKPANAVMAKPREAAMPALHPLLDANTSTLEGSRFQKHFSGSEFYVADHVVREHRLLPGVVSLEMARAAGVFASESDVFHLQNIVWLSPLVVDEPRNVTLRLQPRNAHVEFELVTGTGSQANVHVRGKFTSRRKDTVQEQPPQSSLEEIRRRCTQQIDHPAVYAGFTGRGFRYGPGLRVIQTLRTGPQEALAELRLPEHLLGDASAYVLHPALLDGALQAVSGLTPPSTSGESELLPFSLGEVHVFGPLPAHCFVHVTQSVGHEGPAGAAHRFHLHLLDETGRELATLRDFTLRRMAREELPSRPAAGTAKGLLVYEPCWEDTPAQAPSNLAEGSAQRPVLLFERDEEQAQELRRLLREQHSESPIILVQPGEGFRCISPESYQIDPAREEDYRQLLEALRERGLRPSALFHLWNRAARPLAFDGAVDASSLASDLKEQFRLGLQSLFLLVRTLPTLRLKERLPIIYAFHGEGDQPQHSAVAGLARSAVLENPKAQVRTVQLTERSAGASTDWNILLREAQASDAVEVRWTASGRQARRFSEIPLPSSEERSPGLLRNQGVYLITGGAGGLGLVFARYLARQCQARIALVGRSPLDTERRAALAGLEALGAEVLYLAVDVADAAALRGAVTQVRDRFGALHGIIHAAGVIEDAMAVNKSLDSFKRVLAPKSLGTLNLDNATRSVPLDFMVLFSSASAVFGSLGQTDYAAGNQFMDSFASLRESLRERGLRSGRTLSLNWPLWREGGMRIHAEVEEMILRNTGLRVLETEQGLAAFASVQALPHAQLMPLVGDTAIIHKRIELASRPVVRRPAAPRPLTIVPPSQDPLPTPVPLAPNPGEQQAHLEQGLSAICSTLLKVAEDELDVEADFSDYGVDSLMIMKLLDHVEEHYGVSLDPSALTEHPSIRSLAKHLVKDHGGALQVKVPPQATHSPPQLHAVPDLTSSGTGTPPPLRPATEAPTLPTPPPFLASAARTDNTPRRVAVIGMACRFPGSSNIEAFWDNLTAARDLITTVPVERWNAEQYYDPRKAIPNKSYSKWGGFMTGVDLFDAAFFGISSQDAAWMDPQQRIALETAQELLDRSGYSKDEVAHTRTAVFLGATANDYVRSGFRGKAPSTPQLLLNTLQNMVAARISHFYDLRGPSLIVDTACSSSLVAIHHACRSIQAGESDMAIAGGLYLLLDPFLHVSFSQAQVLSTDGRTRIFDRTANGFTPGEGVGMVLLKDYEQAVRDGDRILATVLGSAVNNDGRTLGATMPSKEAQVAVIEGALHAAAISADSISYLETHGSGNAFGDPLEIHAASEVYGRHTNQRQYCGVGSVKSNIGALLQAGGAASFIKTVLSLQHRQLPATLHCEEPHRRFRFAETPFFPVTTSRPWEPQSKVRRAAISALGMGGTNCHLILGEGNEQHPGYQPTRQPLPMTQLQRKRYWVSPAEPLAVPQEAPQMEQVLDALSQGTMALDEAVHTLLSGDTAKLRN